Proteins found in one Amycolatopsis umgeniensis genomic segment:
- a CDS encoding acetolactate synthase large subunit has translation MNGAQSLIRTLVDSGVDVCFSNPGTSEMHFVAALDTVPEMRGVLGLFEGVVTGAADGYARIADKPAATLLHLGPGLGNGLANLHNARRAHTPIVNVIGDHATYHKQYDAPLESDIEAVAGSLEGWVRRSEHTKDVGADAAAAVAASQDAPGQVATLILPADASWGEGGEACAPIPPRIPKAVDATTVKNIAEVLASGEPVALLVGGSGCREAGLLATSRIAAATGVKAFVETFPSRLERGEGLPTIERLGYLAEQVAYQLDGIKHVIVAGTKAPVSFFAYPGKASNLVPEGAQVHVLAEVGQDIPRALNDVANLVAAETEPVLQEASRPALPSGPLTPQNWVEVIGALLPERAIIADEANTSGLLLPAATAGAPRHDVLTLTGGAIGYGMPVATGAAVAAPDRPVINLQSDGSALYTISALWTQARENLNVTTVLLNNRAYAILRLELQRVGADASGPKANELLDLSRPDMDFVKIAEGMGVPATRATTAEELAEQFQRALAEPGPHLIDAIVPTLF, from the coding sequence ATGAACGGCGCCCAGTCCCTGATCCGCACACTCGTCGACAGTGGTGTCGACGTGTGCTTTTCGAATCCGGGCACCTCGGAGATGCACTTCGTGGCCGCGCTCGACACCGTGCCCGAGATGCGTGGCGTGCTCGGCCTGTTCGAAGGCGTCGTCACCGGCGCCGCGGACGGGTACGCGCGCATCGCCGACAAACCGGCCGCGACGCTGCTGCACCTCGGCCCCGGCCTCGGCAACGGACTGGCGAACCTGCACAACGCGCGGCGCGCGCACACCCCGATCGTCAACGTGATCGGCGATCACGCGACCTATCACAAGCAGTACGACGCCCCGCTCGAATCGGACATCGAAGCCGTCGCCGGTTCGCTCGAAGGCTGGGTCCGCCGCTCCGAGCACACGAAAGACGTCGGCGCCGACGCCGCCGCGGCCGTCGCGGCCTCGCAGGACGCCCCCGGACAGGTGGCGACGCTGATCCTCCCCGCCGACGCGTCCTGGGGCGAAGGCGGCGAGGCTTGCGCGCCCATCCCGCCGCGGATCCCTAAGGCCGTCGACGCGACGACGGTGAAGAACATCGCCGAGGTGCTGGCGAGCGGTGAGCCGGTCGCCCTGCTCGTCGGCGGCAGCGGCTGCCGCGAGGCCGGGCTGCTCGCGACCAGCAGGATCGCCGCCGCGACCGGGGTGAAGGCGTTCGTCGAAACGTTCCCGTCCCGGCTCGAGCGCGGCGAAGGCCTGCCGACGATCGAGCGGCTGGGCTACCTCGCCGAGCAGGTCGCGTACCAGCTCGACGGGATCAAGCATGTGATCGTCGCCGGAACGAAAGCGCCCGTTTCGTTCTTCGCGTACCCCGGCAAAGCGAGCAACCTGGTGCCCGAAGGCGCGCAGGTCCACGTTCTGGCCGAAGTCGGGCAGGACATCCCGCGTGCCCTGAACGACGTCGCGAACCTGGTCGCCGCCGAGACGGAGCCGGTGCTGCAGGAGGCCTCCCGGCCCGCGCTGCCGTCCGGACCGCTGACGCCGCAGAACTGGGTCGAGGTCATCGGCGCGCTGCTGCCGGAACGCGCGATCATCGCCGACGAGGCGAACACGTCCGGCCTCTTGCTGCCCGCCGCCACCGCCGGTGCGCCGCGGCACGACGTGCTCACCCTGACCGGTGGCGCGATCGGGTACGGCATGCCCGTCGCGACCGGAGCGGCCGTCGCCGCGCCGGATCGTCCGGTGATCAACCTGCAGTCCGACGGCAGCGCGCTGTACACGATTTCGGCGTTGTGGACGCAGGCACGGGAGAACCTGAACGTCACCACGGTCCTGCTGAACAACCGCGCGTACGCGATCCTGCGGCTGGAGTTGCAGCGCGTCGGCGCGGACGCCAGCGGCCCCAAGGCGAACGAACTGCTCGACCTTTCGCGGCCGGACATGGACTTCGTCAAGATCGCCGAAGGCATGGGCGTCCCGGCGACAAGGGCGACGACCGCGGAGGAGCTGGCCGAGCAGTTCCAGCGCGCGCTCGCCGAGCCGGGACCGCACCTGATCGACGCGATCGTCCCCACACTGTTCTGA
- a CDS encoding BTAD domain-containing putative transcriptional regulator, with translation MLGAVEAIGPTGRAELHGARQRAVLGVLALHAGSVIPIPRLVDVLWGEDPPRTAVKTLHSHVARIRQALEDCGFPPVLQTRKPGYVLAVAPSSVDALRFEEELRAAKRNNAGQAVAALREALRLWRGEAFADAELDGWGRREVERLQELRLSAWEELWDAELRLGEHEEVLRELPRLRAGQPYRERLAALHMLALHRCGRHAEALETFQAVRRGLADEFGVDPCPDLVELHTAILRRAPELDAPARGTAPAQLPARVGHFTGRQQELASLDRLLDEPEPPVVVISGAAGMGKSALAVQWAHRIADRFPDGQLFLDLAGHDPHEAVSPGDALAHLSRGLGLPDDRLPDATAERAALYRSLLHGKRCLIVADNAGSVDQILPLVPGTAKAMLIVTSRQTLAALGSRHAVRVFALDALADPESMTLLTRVLGPDRVTREPEEAARLARLCDGMPLALRIAAARLTGEPNRPIAELTRELTGAGRLETLAVQGDSRTVKTVLASAYLPLDHASAQLFRLSGSTPGTSFSSALGSALCGVPAEAGRAAVAALSAAHLITPAGPDRYRLHDLIREFAVACARADETTSSRAEAADRLIDWYLHVAAEANRIIDPNRDLVTPALRHPPPERPFPADRRAALAFLSSERANLLPVVRFARDHGRNTAAWQLTYLLTSFYDTTGGWNERIGLCREGAAAAAELDDPLAEAEMLRALGAAYFMTRRLTDALETNARALKAARAAGDLEGEGHIYNNTANAYAALRRFDEAITAYQLAVERCTSAGNRLGRALSQRNLGHAYIRRGQPMDGLSPLTAALETFRELGNARLEAATLDTLGEAYEELGDHEIALEHLGKALAASRAIGDRWQEWESLLHAGQVHLSRRDFPAARDDFDQALLISRDVGNRHSEAAALDRLGRAHLGLGDLVAARENLERGLAVRAGVPDPYEEAHLHRDLGDLEARCGDTAAAAAHWARAIELYRRANATADADLVTGRG, from the coding sequence GTGCTGGGCGCGGTCGAAGCGATCGGCCCCACCGGGCGGGCGGAGTTGCACGGCGCCCGCCAGCGAGCCGTGCTCGGCGTGCTCGCCCTGCACGCGGGCTCGGTCATCCCGATCCCCCGGCTGGTCGACGTGCTCTGGGGCGAAGATCCGCCCCGCACCGCGGTGAAGACCCTGCACAGCCACGTCGCCAGGATCCGGCAGGCGCTGGAGGACTGCGGATTCCCGCCGGTCCTGCAGACACGCAAACCCGGGTACGTCCTGGCCGTCGCACCGTCCTCAGTCGACGCCCTTCGCTTCGAAGAGGAACTTCGTGCCGCCAAACGGAACAACGCGGGCCAAGCGGTGGCGGCGTTGCGCGAGGCGTTGCGGCTCTGGCGCGGCGAGGCCTTCGCGGACGCCGAACTCGACGGCTGGGGGCGGCGCGAGGTAGAGCGGCTCCAGGAACTGCGCCTGTCCGCCTGGGAAGAACTCTGGGACGCCGAACTCAGGCTCGGTGAACACGAGGAGGTCCTCCGTGAACTCCCGCGGCTGCGGGCCGGGCAGCCGTACCGCGAACGGCTCGCCGCGCTGCACATGCTCGCCCTGCACCGCTGCGGGAGGCATGCCGAGGCCCTGGAGACGTTCCAGGCCGTCCGCCGGGGACTTGCCGACGAGTTCGGCGTCGATCCCTGCCCGGACCTGGTCGAACTGCATACGGCGATCCTGCGCCGCGCACCCGAACTCGACGCGCCCGCGCGGGGGACGGCACCCGCGCAGCTCCCCGCCCGTGTCGGGCATTTCACCGGCAGGCAGCAGGAACTCGCTTCTTTGGACAGGCTCCTCGACGAACCCGAGCCGCCGGTCGTGGTCATCTCCGGCGCGGCCGGAATGGGCAAGTCCGCGCTCGCCGTGCAGTGGGCGCACCGCATCGCGGACCGCTTCCCCGACGGCCAGCTCTTCCTCGACCTCGCCGGGCACGACCCGCACGAAGCGGTGTCACCGGGAGACGCGCTCGCCCATCTGTCGCGGGGACTCGGCCTCCCCGACGACCGGCTCCCGGACGCGACTGCCGAACGCGCGGCGCTCTACCGCTCGCTGCTGCACGGCAAGCGTTGCCTGATCGTCGCCGACAACGCGGGCAGCGTCGACCAGATCCTCCCGCTCGTGCCGGGGACGGCGAAAGCGATGTTGATCGTGACCAGCAGACAGACCCTGGCCGCGCTCGGCAGCAGGCACGCTGTCCGGGTGTTCGCCCTCGACGCGCTGGCCGATCCGGAATCGATGACCCTGCTGACCCGGGTGCTGGGCCCCGACCGGGTCACCCGCGAACCCGAGGAGGCAGCGCGGCTGGCAAGGCTGTGCGACGGGATGCCCCTGGCGTTGCGGATCGCCGCCGCGCGCCTGACCGGCGAACCGAACCGTCCGATCGCGGAACTCACCCGCGAGCTGACCGGCGCCGGCCGGCTGGAAACCCTTGCGGTGCAGGGAGATTCCCGGACCGTCAAAACCGTCCTCGCGAGCGCCTACCTGCCGTTGGACCACGCTTCGGCACAGCTGTTCCGGCTGTCCGGGTCGACGCCGGGGACGTCGTTCAGCTCGGCTCTCGGGAGCGCGCTGTGCGGGGTGCCCGCCGAAGCGGGCCGGGCCGCGGTCGCCGCGCTGTCCGCGGCGCATCTGATCACCCCGGCGGGCCCGGATCGCTACCGCCTCCACGATCTGATCCGCGAGTTCGCCGTCGCTTGCGCCCGCGCCGACGAGACGACGTCGAGCCGCGCCGAGGCGGCGGACCGGCTGATCGACTGGTACCTGCACGTCGCCGCCGAGGCGAACCGGATCATCGACCCGAACCGCGACCTGGTCACCCCGGCGCTGCGCCACCCGCCGCCCGAACGACCGTTCCCGGCGGACAGACGTGCGGCGCTGGCCTTCCTGAGTTCCGAACGCGCGAACCTGCTGCCCGTGGTGCGGTTCGCGCGTGACCACGGCCGCAACACCGCCGCCTGGCAGCTCACCTACCTGCTCACCAGTTTCTACGACACCACGGGCGGCTGGAACGAGCGGATCGGACTCTGCCGCGAAGGGGCCGCTGCGGCAGCCGAGCTCGACGATCCGTTGGCGGAGGCGGAAATGCTGCGCGCGCTGGGTGCGGCCTACTTCATGACCCGCAGGCTGACCGACGCGCTCGAAACCAACGCCCGCGCTTTGAAGGCCGCCCGAGCGGCGGGTGACCTCGAAGGCGAAGGGCACATCTACAACAACACAGCGAACGCCTATGCCGCGCTGCGCCGGTTCGACGAGGCGATCACCGCGTACCAACTGGCGGTCGAGCGGTGCACCTCGGCGGGCAACCGGCTCGGTCGCGCGCTGTCCCAGCGCAACCTCGGCCATGCCTATATCCGCCGCGGCCAGCCGATGGACGGCCTCAGCCCGCTGACGGCCGCGCTGGAGACGTTCCGCGAACTCGGCAACGCGCGTCTGGAGGCCGCCACACTGGACACGCTCGGCGAAGCCTACGAGGAACTCGGCGACCACGAAATCGCGCTGGAACACCTCGGCAAGGCCCTGGCCGCGAGCCGGGCGATCGGTGACCGATGGCAGGAGTGGGAATCACTGCTGCACGCCGGCCAGGTCCATCTTTCCCGCCGCGACTTCCCGGCCGCCCGCGACGATTTCGACCAGGCGCTGCTGATCAGCCGGGACGTCGGGAACCGGCACAGTGAGGCGGCCGCGCTCGACCGGCTCGGCCGCGCTCATCTGGGGCTCGGCGACCTGGTCGCGGCGCGGGAGAACCTCGAGCGCGGCCTCGCGGTCCGGGCAGGGGTCCCGGACCCGTACGAGGAGGCTCACCTGCACCGCGACCTCGGTGACCTCGAAGCGAGGTGCGGCGACACGGCCGCCGCGGCCGCCCACTGGGCTCGAGCGATCGAGCTGTACCGGCGGGCGAACGCGACGGCCGACGCCGACCTCGTCACCGGGCGGGGCTGA
- a CDS encoding MFS transporter, translating to MVKPAGRAPSPRVFVVVLATCGLVASFMQTLVVPLIPSFPRLLNATPSDASWVVTVTLVAGAVVMPVSGRLGDLYGKRRLLLISLGFLVAGSVVSALTSSLALMVLGRGLQGCAMGAIPLGISIMRDELAPERVGAAISVMSSTLGVGGAIGLPVSALVAQNADWHVLFWASAGLGLVCGLLILFVVPESPVKTPAPFDYLGALGLTAGLVCLLLPIVKGGEWGWGSGRTLGFAGTAVAILLIWGTYQLRRRDPLVDLRVSARRPVLFTNLASIMIGFALYSMALSFPQLLQAPASTGYGLGLTMVQAGLCLAPNGLVMFMLSPVSARLIERYGPRTTLMTGAVTIATGYLFATVLMDNAFELITASIIIGGGVGIAYAAMPALIMGSVPVTETASANGLNSLMRSVGTSTSSAVMATMLASLAITVGGVSVPSATGFRLSFVVAAGAALLGLALTAFVPKQRQPEPLVASVH from the coding sequence ATGGTGAAACCGGCCGGCCGGGCACCTTCGCCCCGGGTCTTCGTCGTCGTGCTCGCCACCTGTGGCCTGGTGGCCTCGTTCATGCAGACGCTCGTCGTCCCGCTGATCCCGTCGTTTCCCCGGCTGCTCAACGCGACCCCGTCCGACGCGTCGTGGGTGGTGACGGTGACCCTGGTCGCCGGAGCCGTGGTGATGCCGGTGAGCGGACGGCTCGGCGATCTCTACGGCAAACGCCGGTTGTTGCTGATCAGCCTGGGTTTCCTGGTCGCCGGTTCGGTGGTCTCCGCGCTGACCAGTTCGCTGGCGCTGATGGTCCTCGGCCGTGGGTTGCAGGGCTGTGCGATGGGCGCGATCCCGCTGGGGATCAGCATCATGCGCGACGAACTCGCGCCCGAACGCGTCGGCGCGGCGATCTCGGTGATGAGTTCGACGCTCGGCGTCGGCGGCGCCATCGGGCTCCCCGTATCGGCGCTGGTCGCGCAGAACGCCGACTGGCACGTCCTCTTCTGGGCGTCGGCGGGCCTCGGGCTCGTCTGCGGACTGCTGATCCTGTTCGTGGTGCCGGAGTCACCGGTGAAGACACCCGCGCCCTTCGACTACCTCGGCGCCCTGGGGCTGACAGCCGGACTGGTCTGCTTGCTGCTGCCGATCGTCAAGGGCGGCGAATGGGGCTGGGGCAGCGGCCGCACGCTCGGTTTCGCCGGAACCGCGGTGGCGATCCTGCTGATCTGGGGCACCTACCAGCTGCGGCGCCGCGACCCGCTCGTGGACCTGCGGGTCTCCGCGCGTCGCCCCGTGCTGTTCACCAACCTCGCATCGATCATGATCGGGTTCGCGCTCTACTCGATGGCGCTGTCGTTCCCGCAGTTGCTGCAAGCACCCGCGTCGACCGGCTACGGCCTCGGGTTGACGATGGTGCAAGCCGGGCTCTGCCTGGCCCCGAACGGCCTGGTCATGTTCATGCTGTCGCCGGTCTCGGCCCGGCTCATCGAGCGCTACGGTCCGCGCACGACGCTGATGACCGGCGCCGTCACCATCGCGACGGGATACCTCTTCGCGACCGTGTTGATGGACAACGCTTTCGAGCTGATCACGGCGTCGATCATCATCGGCGGCGGCGTCGGCATCGCTTACGCGGCCATGCCCGCGCTGATCATGGGTTCGGTCCCGGTCACCGAAACCGCGTCCGCGAACGGGCTGAACTCGCTGATGCGCTCTGTCGGCACCTCGACGTCCAGCGCGGTGATGGCGACCATGCTCGCGTCGCTGGCGATCACCGTCGGCGGGGTTTCGGTTCCCTCGGCGACCGGGTTCCGGCTGAGCTTCGTGGTCGCCGCCGGTGCGGCACTCCTGGGCCTCGCCCTGACAGCCTTCGTTCCCAAACAACGCCAGCCCGAACCGCTGGTCGCTTCAGTCCACTAG
- a CDS encoding FAD-binding oxidoreductase: MGDVAARFAEIVGDTNLLAGEAIPEDYAHDEALTITPRRPAYLAKPETAEEVAELLKVAGEHGVPVTARGSGTGLSGGAQPREDSLVISFERMNAVLEIDTENHVAVVQPGVTLSELDEKATKAGLGYTVHPGELSASVGGNVGTNAGGMRAVKYGVTRHNVVGLQAVLPTGEIIRTGGKTSKVSTGYDLTQLIIGSEGTLAIATEVIVKLYPRLPHGATVFAPFETFDEVMTVVPKIIASGLAPHILEYIDNLTLAAIGYNEKLSLGVPDNIRDTAQAYLVVALENRDDDRLHADIEELGGMLGDLGAMDVYVLEGNSARRLIEAREKAFWTAKAAGADDVIDVVVPRSAMPEFMRRSREMALSREAGALGCGHAGDGNVHLAIFCKDTAKRKQLLTDIFALGMELGGAISGEHGLGKAKSGYFLELEDPAKIALMRRIKESFDPAGILNPGVLFAERA, from the coding sequence ATGGGCGATGTTGCGGCACGGTTCGCCGAGATCGTCGGGGACACGAATTTGCTGGCAGGCGAAGCGATCCCCGAGGACTACGCACACGACGAGGCATTGACCATCACCCCGCGGCGACCCGCCTACCTGGCGAAACCGGAAACCGCCGAGGAGGTCGCGGAGCTGCTCAAGGTGGCGGGCGAACACGGCGTGCCGGTCACCGCGAGAGGGTCGGGCACCGGGCTTTCAGGCGGCGCGCAACCACGCGAGGACAGTCTCGTGATCTCTTTCGAGCGAATGAACGCCGTACTGGAGATCGACACCGAAAACCACGTCGCCGTGGTCCAGCCCGGCGTCACACTGTCCGAATTGGACGAAAAGGCGACGAAGGCCGGACTCGGCTACACCGTTCACCCCGGCGAACTGAGCGCGAGCGTCGGCGGCAACGTCGGGACGAACGCGGGCGGGATGCGCGCGGTCAAGTACGGCGTCACGCGGCACAACGTCGTGGGCCTGCAGGCGGTGCTGCCGACCGGCGAGATCATCCGGACCGGCGGCAAGACCTCGAAGGTGTCGACGGGGTACGACCTGACGCAGCTGATCATCGGCTCCGAAGGCACCCTCGCGATCGCGACCGAGGTCATCGTGAAGCTGTACCCGCGCCTGCCGCACGGCGCCACGGTGTTCGCGCCGTTCGAGACCTTCGACGAAGTGATGACCGTCGTCCCGAAGATCATCGCCAGCGGGCTCGCGCCGCACATTCTCGAATACATCGACAACCTGACGCTCGCCGCGATCGGCTACAACGAGAAGCTCAGCCTCGGTGTCCCGGACAACATCCGCGACACCGCGCAGGCGTATCTGGTGGTGGCGCTGGAAAACCGGGACGACGACCGGTTGCACGCCGATATCGAGGAACTCGGCGGCATGCTGGGCGATCTCGGCGCGATGGACGTGTACGTGCTCGAAGGCAATTCGGCACGCAGGCTCATCGAGGCCCGGGAGAAGGCGTTCTGGACGGCCAAGGCGGCGGGAGCGGACGACGTCATCGACGTGGTGGTCCCGAGGTCCGCGATGCCGGAGTTCATGCGCCGGAGCAGGGAAATGGCGCTCTCGCGCGAGGCAGGCGCCCTCGGCTGCGGGCACGCCGGCGACGGCAACGTCCACCTCGCCATCTTCTGCAAGGACACGGCCAAGCGGAAGCAACTGCTGACCGACATCTTCGCGCTCGGCATGGAACTCGGCGGCGCGATCTCCGGCGAGCACGGCCTCGGAAAGGCCAAATCCGGCTACTTCCTCGAACTGGAGGACCCGGCGAAGATCGCGCTGATGCGCCGGATCAAGGAGAGCTTCGACCCGGCCGGGATCCTCAACCCCGGCGTTCTTTTCGCTGAGAGGGCTTGA
- a CDS encoding aspartate aminotransferase family protein, translating into MAQLSPLLKQATPVVVDHGEGVYLYDTDGKRHLDFTAGIGVTSTGHCHPHVVSAAREQIGKLIHGQYTTVMHKPMLELTEKLGDVLPEGLNSLFYSNSGSEAVEAALRLSRQATKRPNVIVFQGGFHGRTVAAATMTTSGTRFSAGISPLMSGVHVAPFPYAFHYGWDEETATKFALRELDYLFATVCAPNETAAFFIEPVLGEGGYVPANPEFLAGLRERADKHGILLVMDEIQTGFGRTGKFWGHDHFGVRPDIVLIAKGLASGFPISGIAASEELMAKALPGSQGGTYGGNAVACAAAVATLEVIQREGLVENAAERGRQLLEGVRVIADKSPSIGDVRGLGLLVGSEFTTPDGEPDTAKAQAAQKAASANGLLLLTCGAYMNVVRMVPPLIVDTEQVDEALRIWGDVVAGVE; encoded by the coding sequence ATGGCCCAGCTATCACCGCTGCTCAAGCAGGCAACGCCGGTCGTGGTCGACCACGGTGAAGGGGTGTACCTCTACGACACCGATGGCAAACGTCACCTGGATTTCACCGCCGGGATCGGCGTGACCAGCACCGGTCACTGTCACCCGCACGTGGTGAGCGCCGCGCGGGAGCAGATCGGCAAACTCATCCACGGGCAGTACACGACGGTCATGCACAAGCCGATGCTGGAGCTGACGGAGAAGCTGGGCGATGTCCTGCCGGAAGGACTGAACTCCCTCTTCTACTCGAACTCGGGCAGTGAAGCGGTCGAAGCCGCGCTCCGGCTGTCGCGGCAGGCGACCAAGCGGCCCAACGTCATCGTCTTCCAGGGCGGATTCCACGGCCGGACCGTCGCGGCGGCGACCATGACGACGTCGGGTACCCGGTTCAGCGCCGGGATCTCGCCGCTCATGTCCGGTGTGCACGTCGCGCCCTTCCCGTACGCCTTCCATTACGGCTGGGACGAGGAAACCGCGACGAAGTTCGCCCTCCGCGAGCTCGACTACCTGTTCGCGACGGTCTGCGCGCCGAACGAGACCGCCGCGTTCTTCATCGAGCCGGTGCTCGGCGAGGGCGGGTACGTCCCGGCGAACCCCGAATTCCTGGCCGGGTTGCGGGAACGCGCCGACAAGCACGGGATCCTGCTGGTGATGGACGAGATCCAGACCGGCTTCGGCCGGACGGGCAAGTTCTGGGGACACGACCACTTCGGGGTGCGCCCGGACATCGTGCTCATCGCGAAGGGTCTCGCGAGCGGGTTCCCGATCTCGGGCATCGCCGCGTCGGAGGAGCTGATGGCGAAGGCGCTCCCCGGTTCGCAGGGCGGGACGTACGGCGGCAACGCGGTGGCCTGTGCGGCGGCGGTCGCCACGCTCGAGGTGATCCAGCGGGAAGGGCTGGTCGAGAACGCCGCCGAACGGGGACGTCAACTGCTCGAAGGAGTCCGGGTGATCGCGGACAAGTCGCCGTCGATCGGCGACGTCCGCGGGCTGGGGCTGCTGGTCGGCTCCGAGTTCACCACACCGGACGGCGAGCCGGACACCGCGAAGGCCCAGGCCGCCCAGAAAGCCGCCTCCGCCAACGGGTTGCTGCTGCTGACGTGCGGGGCGTACATGAACGTCGTCCGGATGGTGCCGCCGCTGATCGTCGACACCGAACAGGTCGACGAAGCGCTGCGGATCTGGGGTGACGTCGTGGCGGGGGTCGAGTGA
- a CDS encoding helix-turn-helix transcriptional regulator, whose amino-acid sequence MGQFELIFAVGALSDETVLRIHQGHDVFTASYGGLTMLTVTTDGDEPMDVARKVVASLEEISGVHVDRCCEDLMSLSDIADRSDVAEDTVREWMVEGAEAGSPFPKPYYLVGGGVWLWSEVNDWLREVGKKSSPVRHLSRLDILQTNLWLAQRSRTT is encoded by the coding sequence GTGGGTCAGTTCGAGTTGATCTTTGCTGTGGGTGCCCTGTCGGACGAGACGGTGTTGCGTATCCACCAGGGCCACGATGTGTTCACAGCATCGTATGGCGGGCTGACGATGCTCACGGTGACCACAGACGGCGATGAGCCGATGGACGTCGCCCGGAAGGTCGTGGCGAGCCTGGAGGAGATCTCCGGCGTCCACGTCGACAGGTGCTGCGAGGATCTTATGTCTCTCTCGGACATCGCGGACCGGTCAGACGTAGCGGAGGACACGGTACGTGAGTGGATGGTAGAAGGCGCTGAAGCCGGAAGTCCTTTCCCCAAGCCGTACTACCTCGTGGGCGGCGGAGTGTGGCTGTGGAGTGAAGTGAACGACTGGCTTCGCGAGGTCGGCAAGAAATCAAGCCCCGTACGGCATCTGAGCCGGCTGGATATCCTGCAGACCAACCTTTGGCTGGCCCAGCGCTCGCGGACCACCTGA
- a CDS encoding Calx-beta domain-containing protein, with protein sequence MRRIATLGAAFAVTFGLAVPVAEGGEAGCTAPVVNVSGVSQAEGTSAGYTTLLFTVSLDDGGCVPQGSVEYRTIEGNGSPVDPAFIAKEGVDYLPSGGTLTWSGSADTRTVAVKVRADSVVENDEMFSLLLYGEKGLRIGHSIGAAWVADDDATKTSPVGTTQEGEICWSIPPNFAPRTTCKVPLVLSRPWAGPLTVRYRTEGSGHVPVKDGVVTFQRGETRGYAELTLLPGQAGKARVEFFEPSQGRLVYTTSTVAISPAR encoded by the coding sequence ATGAGACGGATCGCGACGCTGGGGGCGGCGTTCGCGGTCACGTTCGGGCTCGCGGTGCCGGTGGCCGAAGGCGGGGAAGCGGGTTGCACGGCACCTGTGGTGAACGTCAGCGGCGTCAGCCAGGCCGAGGGAACCAGCGCCGGGTACACCACCCTTCTCTTCACCGTTTCCCTCGACGACGGCGGCTGCGTGCCCCAGGGCTCGGTCGAGTACCGGACGATCGAGGGCAACGGCTCGCCGGTCGATCCGGCGTTCATCGCCAAGGAGGGCGTCGACTACCTGCCGAGCGGCGGCACGCTGACCTGGTCCGGGAGCGCGGATACGCGGACCGTCGCGGTCAAGGTCCGCGCCGATTCCGTCGTCGAGAACGACGAGATGTTCTCCCTGCTGCTCTACGGCGAGAAGGGCCTGCGGATCGGGCACAGCATCGGCGCCGCTTGGGTGGCCGACGACGACGCGACCAAAACCTCCCCCGTGGGTACGACCCAGGAAGGGGAGATCTGCTGGTCGATCCCGCCCAACTTCGCGCCGCGCACCACCTGCAAGGTTCCGCTCGTGCTCTCCCGGCCGTGGGCCGGACCGCTCACGGTCCGCTATCGCACCGAGGGCTCCGGCCATGTCCCGGTGAAGGACGGTGTCGTCACCTTCCAGCGCGGTGAGACGAGGGGATACGCCGAACTCACGCTCCTGCCCGGTCAAGCGGGGAAGGCACGGGTCGAGTTCTTCGAGCCGTCGCAGGGCAGGCTCGTGTACACGACCTCGACCGTGGCGATCAGCCCCGCCCGGTGA
- a CDS encoding DUF3830 family protein, with protein sequence MARYITITLDKRGVSCRARLLDTEAPRTCRAVWDALPQSGSAYHAKYARNEVYTLVPPFAEPKPGRENPTVTPIPGDVVYFGFEAWEIGNPAYGYDDGSEAHSDQGATDLAIFYGRNNLLINGDAGWVPGNVFATIEEGLAEMAEAAQDLWLRGVEGETLSFARA encoded by the coding sequence ATGGCGCGCTACATCACGATCACCCTCGACAAGCGCGGGGTGTCCTGCCGTGCCCGGCTGCTCGACACCGAAGCCCCGCGGACCTGCCGCGCGGTGTGGGACGCGTTGCCGCAGAGCGGTTCGGCGTACCACGCGAAGTACGCGCGCAACGAGGTCTACACCCTCGTACCGCCCTTCGCCGAACCGAAACCGGGCCGCGAAAACCCCACGGTGACCCCGATTCCGGGTGATGTCGTGTACTTCGGGTTCGAGGCCTGGGAGATCGGCAACCCGGCGTACGGCTACGACGACGGCAGTGAGGCGCACAGCGACCAGGGCGCGACGGACCTCGCGATCTTCTACGGCCGCAACAACCTGCTGATCAACGGTGACGCGGGCTGGGTGCCCGGCAACGTGTTCGCGACGATCGAGGAGGGGCTGGCCGAAATGGCCGAAGCCGCGCAGGACCTCTGGCTGCGAGGTGTCGAAGGCGAGACGCTTTCGTTCGCACGCGCGTGA
- a CDS encoding DUF3761 domain-containing protein codes for MPKRTVKLGMALAIGLLIAGGCGVETVPTGRVTPQSSPVSTSATPTSSWTPPPSTTATPSPTPAPQQFVPPATTAVEVPKQVEPPPSKTRPKTTPTAKAPNLAECGSDYYRNTDGLCVHRPATGPGAADGATALCKDGSYSYSQNRRGTCSGHGGVRTWL; via the coding sequence ATGCCGAAGAGAACCGTGAAACTGGGGATGGCACTGGCGATCGGACTGCTGATCGCCGGGGGCTGCGGTGTGGAGACCGTGCCCACCGGGCGGGTCACGCCGCAAAGCAGCCCGGTGTCGACGTCGGCCACGCCGACCAGCAGCTGGACGCCACCACCCTCGACCACGGCGACACCGAGCCCGACACCGGCACCTCAGCAGTTCGTGCCACCGGCCACGACCGCGGTCGAGGTGCCGAAGCAGGTCGAGCCGCCACCGTCGAAAACACGTCCGAAGACGACACCCACGGCGAAGGCGCCGAATCTCGCGGAATGCGGGAGCGACTACTACCGCAACACCGACGGCCTCTGCGTCCACCGGCCGGCGACCGGACCCGGCGCGGCCGACGGCGCGACCGCCCTCTGCAAGGACGGTTCCTATAGCTACAGCCAGAATCGCCGCGGAACCTGCTCCGGGCACGGTGGGGTCCGCACCTGGTTGTGA